From a region of the Catharus ustulatus isolate bCatUst1 chromosome 11, bCatUst1.pri.v2, whole genome shotgun sequence genome:
- the LOC117001609 gene encoding LOW QUALITY PROTEIN: teashirt homolog 3-like (The sequence of the model RefSeq protein was modified relative to this genomic sequence to represent the inferred CDS: inserted 2 bases in 2 codons) translates to MDSESHISETSDRMADFESSSIKNEEESKEVSIPLEDSTVSDSLEQMKAVYNNFLSNSYWSNLNLNLHQPISEKNNGSSSSSSSSSSSCGSGSFDWHQTAMAKTLQQVSQSRILPEPSLFSTVQLYRQSSKLYGSIFTGASKFRCKDCSAAYDTLVELTVHMNETGHYRDDNHETDNNNPKRWSKPRKRSLLEMEGKEDAQKVLKCMYCGHSFESLQDLSVHMIKTKHYQKVPLKEPVTPVAAKIIPATRKKASLDLELPSSPDSTAGTPKATISDSNDALQKNSNPYITPNNRYGHQNGASYAWHFEARKSQILKCMECGSSHDTLQELTAHMMVTGHFIKVTNSAMKKGKPIIEAPATPTITSLVDEKVQSVPLAATTFTSPSNTPSSVSPKLNVEIXKEVDKERVIADDKMKDKEKSSEDEEKYDISSKYHYLTENDLEESPKGGLDILKSLENTVTSAINKAQNGTPSWGGYPSIHAAYQLPNMMKLSLGSSGKSTPLKPMFGNNELVSPTKNQPLVSPPSSQTSPVPKTNFHAMEELVKKVTEKVAKVEEKMKEPEGKLSPLKRATPSPCSSEVSEPLKXGAPNDGGFKSQQNSPVPQRDGCKDSPSVEPVENGKEPVKSIVGSLSSSTAIITDHPPEQPFVNPLSALQSVMNIHLGKAAKPSLPTLDPMSMLFKMSNSLAEKAAVATPPLQSKKSDHLDRYFYHVNNDQPIDLTKGKSDKSCSLGSALLSSTSTSSASSSSTVTTAKTSAVVSFMSNSPLRENALSDISDMLKNLTESHTSKSSTPSSISEKSDIDGTTIEEPEESTPAQKRKGRQSNWNPQHLLILQAQFAASLRQTSEGKYIMSDLSPQERMHISRFTGLSMTTISHWLANVKYQLRRTGGTKFLKNLDTGHPVFFCNDCASQIRTPSTYISHLESHLGFRLRDLSKLSSEQINNQIAQAKSPSEKLVTSSPEEDIGTSYQCKLCNRTFASKHAVKLHLSKTHGKSPEDHLLYVSELEKQ, encoded by the exons ATGGACAGTGAGTCCCACATCAGTGAGACGAGTGACCGCATGGCAGACTTTGAGAGCAGCTCCATTAAAAATGAGGAGGAGAGCAAGGAGGTTTCCATACCACTGGAAGACTCTACGGTTTCTGATAGTTTAGAACAAATGAAGGCTGTGTATAATAACTTCCTCTCCAATTCCTACTGGTCCAATCTCAATTTGAACCTTCACCAGCCAATTTCGGAAAAAAACAACggtagcagcagcagtagcagcagcagcagcagcagttgtgGAAGTGGCAGCTTTGATTGGCACCAGACTGCAATGGCCAAAACACTGCAGCAAGTTTCTCAAAGCAGAATTCTGCCTGAACCAAGCCTTTTTAGCACAGTCCAGCTGTACAGACAGAGCAGTAAGCTCTATGGCTCTATATTCACTGGAGCCAGTAAATTCCGCTGTAAAGACTGCAGTGCTGCCTACGATACTTTAGTAGAATTAACAGTGCACATGAATGAAACAGGACATTATCGAGATGACAACCATGAAACAGATAACAATAACCCCAAAAGATGGTCCAAACCTCGCAAACGTTCTTTGCTTGAAATGGAGGGGAAAGAAGATGCCCAGAAAGTGCTAAAGTGTATGTACTGTGGTCATTCATTTGAATCTCTTCAGGATTTGAGTGTTCATAtgatcaaaacaaaacactacCAAAAAGTGCCTCTGAAGGAACCTGTTACCCCTGTAGCAGCAAAAATTATCCCAGCTACTAGAAAGAAAGCATCACTGGATCTTGAACTTCCAAGTTCTCCAGACTCCACGGCTGGGACACCAAAAGCCACAATCTCAGATAGTAATGATGCACTTCAAAAGAATTCCAATCCCTACATTACACCAAATAACCGCTATGGTCACCAGAACGGTGCCAGCTATGCCTGGCACTTTGAGGCAAGGAAATCTCAGATTCTGAAGTGCATGGAGTGTGGAAGTTCGCATGacaccctgcaggagctcacGGCTCACATGATGGTGACGGGACATTTTATTAAAGTCACTAACTCTGCCATGAAAAAAGGGAAACCAATTATAGAAGCCCCAGCCACACCTACAATAACGTCCTTAGTAGATGAGAAGGTCCAGTCTGTGCCACTAGCTGCCACCACCTTTACATCTCCTTCCAACACACCTTCTAGTGTTTCCCCTAAATTAAATGTTGAGA AAAAAGAGGTAGATAAGGAAAGAGTCATTGCTGATGAcaaaatgaaagacaaagagAAGTCAAGTGAAGATGAGGAGAAGTATGATATCTCCTCAAAATACCATTACTTGACTGAAAATGACTTAGAAGAAAGCCCCAAGGGGGGATTAGATATATTGAAGTCTTTAGAAAACACGGTTACTTCAGCTATAAACAAAGCCCAGAATGGCACACCGAGCTGGGGTGGCTACCCCAGCATTCATGCTGCCTACCAGCTGCCTAATATGATGAAACTGTCCTTGGGCTCATCTGGGAAGAGTACACCCTTAAAACCTATGTTTGGAAACAACGAACTAGTATCACCAACTAAAAACCAGCCCTTAGTGTCTCCACCCAGTAGTCAGACCTCACCCGTGCCAAAAACAAACTTTCATGCCATGGAAGAGTTGGTGAAGAAGGTCACTGAGAAGGTGGCTAAAGTGGAGGAGAAGATGAAGGAGCCCGAAGGAAAGCTCTCTCCACTGAAGCGTGCGACACCTTCGCCATGCAGCAGTGAAGTCAGTGAACCCCTTA ATGGAGCCCCCAATGATGGTGGCTTTAAAAGCCAGCAAAACAGCCCAGTTCCTCAGAGAGATGGTTGCAAAGACAGCCCAAGTGTAGAACctgtggaaaatgggaaagagcCTGTGAAATCCATTGTGGGTTCTTTAAGTAGCAGCACAGCCATCATCACTGACCACCCTCCCGAACAGCCATTTGTAAATCCGTTAAGTGCGCTGCAATCTGTCATGAATATTCACCTTGGCAAGGCAGCAAAGCCATCCCTGCCCACTCTGGATCCAATGagcatgctttttaaaatgagcaACAGTTTGGCAGAAAAGGCTGCAGTGGCCACCCCACCTCTACAGTCCAAAAAATCAGACCACTTAGACCGTTATTTTTATCATGTCAACAATGACCAACCCATAGATTTGACGAAAGGCAAGAGTGACAAAAGCTGCTCTTTGGGTTCAGCGCTTTTGTCATCCACATCGACATCTTCTGCATCTTCTTCATCTACAGTGACAACAGCAAAGACATCTGCAGTCGTGTCATTCATGTCAAACTCGCCGCTACGCGAGAATGCCTTGTCAGATATATCTGATATGCTGAAGAACCTGACAGAAAGTCACACATCAAAATCTTCCACACCTTCCAGCATATCTGAGAAATCTGACATTGATGGTACCACAATAGAGGAACCAGAAGAGAGTACACCAGCTCAGAAAAGGAAGGGACGTCAGTCTAACTGGAACCCTCAGCACTTGCTCATATTGCAGGCCCAGTTTGCAGCCAGCTTACGGCAGACTTCAGAGGGGAAATACATCATGTCAGACTTGAGCCCTCAAGAAAGAATGCACATTTCCAGGTTTACGGGACTCTCAATGACCACAATTAGCCACTGGCTGGCCAATGTGAAATACCAGCTCCGAAGGACGGGGGGAACTAAGTTCCTTAAAAATTTGGACACTGGGCACCCAGTGTTCTTTTGTAATGACTGTGCTTCACAGATCAGAACTCCTTCAACTTATATCAGTCATCTTGAATCGCATCTGGGTTTCAGGTTAAGAGACTTGTCCAAACTGTCCAGTGAACAGATTAACAATCAGATAGCACAAGCAAAGTCACCATCTGAAAAATTGGTGACGTCCTCTCCAGAGGAAGATATCGGAACTTCTTATCAGTGCAAACTTTGTAACAGGACTTTTGCAAGTAAGCATGCTGTTAAACTTCATCTTAGTAAAACACATGGGAAGTCACCAGAGGATCATCTTCTGTATGTTTCGGAGTTAGAGAAGCAGTAG